DNA from Rosa rugosa chromosome 6, drRosRugo1.1, whole genome shotgun sequence:
CATAACTCTTCTTTAAATCATTAAAACGGATCAGAGTATCAGACATGCTTCAATTCTGGTCTTTCTAAATAAGTTGATCGACATAAACAGATACACTTGAATAGAAATATGTTTGAATGGCAAAGTAATCTTGTGCGTGGTTCATGATTTTTGTGCAATAGTTTTTATCAATCTACAACTAAACAATTAAATTAACTCAATGACAATTCCAAATCATACAAAAGATCTAATGTTCTACTTATTTGAGTTTAACTTCGTTGAATTTATCCAAAATTGAACCTGAGTTTTCATATAATGGGTTTTATAAATTCTAAAATTCAAGGAATTTAGAAGTGAATTGagaataagaaaaaagaaaaattaaggtCAAGTTTGCAACTAACCATTCAATTGTGGAGGACATTGGCAACTATCCATTCAATTGTGGAGGACGTTGGTGAAACTTGGTGGTGTGAAAGATAAGGGGAGGTGGGAAgatgatgaaatgaaaagagAAATACATAAGGAATACGGTTAAATTTGGAAGTTTGATGACAAAATTATGAACGGAGGTCTAAATGTTAATTGTGTATGCATGAATAGAACCTCCCTTTCACATAATCTATTCCGAAACATTAAAAAAAGAatctcaattaaaaaaaaaaattatataaaatacaCTCACTTTCTTCTCCACACCAGCTATAAATTCTATAACTACACAAAATATTTTGTAAATTATTAATATTAGCAATTTTAAGTTTAAATAGTGTATTGGCAACATAATTGCCTTTGATTGCTGTATTGTCAATGTTTTGATGTCAATAGTTAATTTGCCACTTTGGATGAACAGAGAATAAGGTTGGCAAATTAACTATTGACATCAAAACATTGATGCATTTGCTCTATATTGTCAACTTCGGCGTCTATTTAGAACTTTCATACATAAAAAAGAAGTGTTAGTTAACTAAAATTTAGAAGTTAAACTTTAACTTAATTAATAATTAGTTGCCAATTTGGCCTAAAATACAAGAAAAAGGATCATCATCGTTTACCATTTCCCAGTTTGACAAGAAACCTCCAAAACGACGCCGGATGCTTCACTCTGTCTGTCGCAAAGGTTCTTTGATCACCAACGTCGACGAGGGTAGAATGGTAATTTGGAGTCCCGGAAAGAAGCCATGACGTGGAATCCTTCAAAACGACGCCGGATGCTTCGCTCTGTCGCAAAGCTAGAGAAAACTGAGAAAGTTTTCCAGATCTGACCGACGTCGACGAGGGGTAGAACGGTAATTCGAACGACCTGTCCAAACCGTTAATAATTTGAGCGGCGTGACACGTAGGTCCACCTATCCAACTCAAACTCATGATTACTCAGAATCGTCGCCCCAGTCGCGGACAGCTGTCCCAACCCCTGTCAATTCCGTAATTCTCACCAAACTTCCGGGGCTAATTTTGTCCCCGAAATGCCCCTCACAAAAAGCGAAAAAGGCCAAAAACCCCATGATATTCGGTTTTAATAAAATTTGGTTTGAATCAGTtgctctctctctatttctttCTTCTGGAATTCAAAGAGTGACGCCAAAAGTGGTCTGAGAGAGAAATTGAGGGAATCGAGGGAGGGAATATTCCGATAAGGAAACCGGAGAATCGCTGAGAGAGCGAGCGGAAAGTGGCGGGAATTGAAGTGGGGATTAGTTCCTTGGTTTTTGGAGAGAGACAGAGGAGAGGGGGTTAGGGTTTGTGATTTGGATTGGAGATTAGGGCTAGGTTTTCCGGCGAGGAAGATGGCGGAGGTGGTGCTGCATATATACGATGTGACGAATAGTGGATCGGACAAGACGAACAGCACCATTATGCAGATCAACAAGATCTTCAAGGACGGTATTGGCCTCGGCGGCATCTTCCACAGCGCCGTtcaggtcctctctctctctcctcatgCAAGTATATGTTTGTAATTTGAGAGTAGTATAAACTTGTAATTGATAGTTGGCTGGGAGATCTAGGGTTTTGGAGCTTTTGTTTTAGGCACCTGGAACTGTTGACTTTGATTCTGTGTGATTATATGTTCATTTTGATTGTAGAAAATGACCTGTGGTATTGACTTGTTATCGAAAGCTCGGATGTGTTGCTAATTGGTTAGTTTGCCTGATAGAGTTGATAATCTGAACAATGAAATTTGCAAGTCAGTGAAATGGATTTGATCTTGGTTGTAACTTTTGCATTGAGTTGTTTGTGAATTTATGAGTTACCTAAATAAGTGTTTCACAGTGTGGTGAATGTGGAATGCCTTTTGTGTTATAACCGTTCTGTTCAGTTTGAATTGTGAACTAGAAAGCGCCGGGGATCTGTATCTGGACACTGTTTGGAGTTTGGCTCTTTGTTTCGCTAATAAGAGGGTTAAGCCTTAAAGAAAGTAACTATGCAAGTCACTTACTTACTTCGCTATCCCCACATTCTCTGAACATGATTCGTATAGTTTGCCTTAGTTCGTGATGTATTCATTTAATTTCCATATGACTTCGGTATTGCAGTCATTAATGGTATATGCTTTATTGGCATAAGGTCTAATATGATTGTTATTTTGTATATGACAGGTTTATGGGGAAGATGAATGGTCATTTGGGTTCTGTGAACAAGGAAGTGGTGTTTTCAGTTGTCCATCAGGAAAAAATCCAATGTACACATATCGCGAAAGCATCGTCCTTGGAACAACAGATTGTTCAATCTTCAAGGTCAATCAAATCTTGAGGGAACTCAGTAGAGAGTGGCCTGGGTTTACTTATGACTTGTTATCAAAAAATTGCAATCACTTTTGTGATGAGCTATGCGAAAGACTTGGGGTGCCAAAGCTTCCAGGTAATAATATTGTCTGAGAGTGTAGTTTACAAGTCATTCTCAAGCTTGAATGCTCATGCTGTGCAACTCAGGGATTACTTGACTGACAAGTGAAATGCTCAGTGAGTTGTCCCTCTGTACATGTCAATTGCCCTGATAAGGAGTGGCAAAGATCATTTATAGTTTAGAAAAAAGATATATAGTTGCATCTGGACTTGTGCTTTAGTAAGGAGTGGCAAAGATCATTTTTGTAGCTAATCCTTGTGTAGCGTGGCATGAATTTAAacataattaatttattttaatccCACATTTGCAGTTTTTGTTTTGCGGCACATCCATTTGTTAGGTTCATGTTATGCAGGGCTCTTATGTAATATCCAGAGGGGCGCTTTTGCCACCCCTCAAACTTATTTCCTTGCTCACCCTCTTTCACCACCCAAAAAGCATTTTCTATTATCTGTTTGGCCCAAATCAGATTGAGTACAGCAATTTTGTGGAAATGATCAATTTGATTGGTCTTCTATTTTGCATTTTCTTTTCATCCATGCAATGAACTCATTGGCACCAAATCCAGATGATGTTTTGGGAATCACAGTTGGTTTTCACATCATGCTACTTCAAAAGtggttattattatttttttcaaagtCATTGCATGATCCTTTTTCTCTAGTCATTCTATGGTGGGTAGGGCCCTCCCGATTCATGAGTATCATGGCAGTCCTtcatgttttcttcttttaaacTTCCGTCAGCTTTTTCTTTGAGAAAGTGTTGTCTATGTTCAGGATACAAATGTTCACGTTACTGTAATAACTCCTGATTTTCTGTTGGAAAAGTCTCTTATTCGGGTTTGATTCTTTACATGCCTTGTCTTGAAACTACACTGTTAAAGTGCATATATGTGCCTTGCTTCCCTAGTTACTTTGTAATCAATTATGTACTTGAACGTGCATGCTACATAATTGATTAGGCATTTCTGTATTAGACTGTTAAAATGAGTGTCTGGTTGTGAAGTTATGGTTGAAGTGTTTTAATGCCTTTGCATTTGCAAAATTTCCTTTTAAATTATTGTGGACCTAGTCTTATAGTCTTTTTCACAGGCTGGGTTAATCGCTTTGCACATGCGGGTGATGCTGCAATGGAAGTAGCAGGAAACACAGCAGTACGGGTGAGTTATCTTCTGCAGAATCTGGGGTGCTAAGCTAGATTTGTCATTGCTAATATTATCTCCGTTTCATTCTCATTATCATTGCGGGATACATGATTTAAAGTTACATTTTCAGTGCCCATGCTGGGTGGTATATGCTCAGTGCATACATTGATGAAATTTCTGAAGTTTGCAAAAAAGTGTTCGATTTGGCTGTTAACTTGCTTTGATATAATGATGCTTTTCTCAATTACATAAAATGTGGAGTACTGTTGTAACACATTACAAATATGGTCATTATAGTGAAACTCTTGCTATGAGGTGTGCTCTTTTTGAATTTGCTGATAATCTTGTTCTTTGCTTTGGCATGGTTTGCATAACTCCTTGAAGTGTGAGTTACTGTCATTTACTACAATATTACTATATTCTTTGGTTGTTTTATTGCATGCGAGTCTGACAGTTTCTGGGGTTGCAGTTTAAACAAGCCAAGACAGAGATTGTATCGGCGAGCAAAGTTGCTTATCGTTTCCTTGTTGGCGTCACTAACAATGTCATAGCTTCTCCCGAAGCTTCTGGAAATTCAAATAGAGGGGCCCCTAGATTTCAATCAGCTTGGTTCAAAAACCTAATCCCTAATGGAGCCAAACCATCTAGTAGTTCTGAATTTGATAGTGAAGAGAATGCACTTCGGCAGCAACAGCAGACAGATTCAGACTTGCCGCTACCACGACATTCTCGACCATTGCAGCAGACAGATTCAGACTTGCCACTACCACAACATTCTCGACCATTGCAGCAGACAGATTCGGACTTGCCGCTACCACAACATTCTCGACCATTGCATAGTTAGGTTTTGTAATTCCATGTTTGCAATATGTACTAGTTGAATCTGTGCAAAGGCCATCCATGTGTTAATTGTGTATCAGTGAAagattattttgttgttgaactggATTCTGCCCATCAATTTCCCAGAAAACTGCAATATATTCAATTGATTGTACGAGCTTGTAGTTGCTTTATTGTACGAATTGATTTTCATGGCTTCTGATAAGATTttcttatgttttatttttcgTTGCGGTAGAGAGATTGATATTTGTTTGATGAAAACTGTAGTCTGGAGCAAAAGTCatgttttagttttgtttttggtctacATTTGTCGACAAAGATTTCCACATTTCCTCAGTAGAGGTCATATTTTATTTGCGCTTGGTTTAACCATGGGAACACTTTTGCCCATGAAAGTCCCATTGGCACATGTCAAATTTCAGTTTTGCTTTTGAAACACTGGGAACTTCGTCCAGCAACAGCCAAAACAAAGGAGTCTCACCAGGAAACAAAGAGCCATAAGAGTGAATGTCTTTTCAAGCCAAGCCATAGATTCTCAATCAAAGCAGGCTGCCATGACTAACCTttagaaacaaaatttaaaatgGTTGCTATTAGTCTATTACCTTTAGAAACGTTAAACTCTAAACTCTAAAGAGCAATGCATAAAATTGGCAAACCTTTGTATCCATCCAAAAGAATACCATCAGCTCCCCAACGAACTGTCGTCAGCAAATGTACTCCAGCCTTCAAAATTGCATTCTATTCATAACAACGTTCTCTTCGATCAATTCTAATGAAATTGACTTCGTATTTATATGACTAGTTTATGGAGGGGGTGGATGTTCTGTGAACAAGGAAGCTTCTCACTTGACCCGAAAAAATGCGCACATATCGTGAATGCATTCTCCTCAAACCAGTGAAACCACAGAATGTTCAACCTCCTTTTGAACCAAAAGAGGTTAATACTAAGCCTTCAAAATTGCATTCCCACATTGCCTTCAAAATAATGCAGTAACTCCATTTTACAGAGTATGCTTTAGTGTCATAAAATGGAATCCAAACTGGGGATATTCAtaatcacaacattttctttcagTAAAGATCCGAGAAAACTACATTGTTTCACCAcacaaagaagagagaagaattcctccaagaaaatataaaaagaaaagaagagcatAACTCTGATACATTGACCAAACTGGAGAGTTGTGTATCTCATGAAAACAAACAATCGCAAAATTATATACAGAAAATTATTATTGGAATATAGCCCAGGCTAGTTTCCACTAACATGACAATTTGACTCAGATGTCATCTACCGTCTTAGCATACCATCAAGCACAATTGTGCCTTCATGTGAATCCTCTGCAATCTGGAGAGATGAAACAGCCTGTGCCGCAATAAGACCAGCAGCAAATCCCGTTTGCCCCCAACCTGCTTCCTGGCAAAATGAAGGGTGGCGGTAATCCCTTCCATAAGGCCCAGTTGAGAACGACCATTCATTGTTCCCCAAACCACCCCACTTGCACCCTGATCTGTAACCATTAGATCCCCACCCCATTCCTTCAAGTGAACACTTAGCAGAATCCTGATAAGGATAGCAAGCCCTTCCTCCACCCATAAACAAGTCAAAATCACCAGGACAATCCCAGGACTTGAGCACTTCATCTTTGTTCAAAACAATTTCACACCTTTCATCAGAGTCTTCGTCCAATAGAACATGCAGGGCAACAGCCTCGGCAATTGCAGCACCCTCTTCATCAAGCCTCTGTtgctcttccttcttcttctgttttttcttttctagttccGAAATTATGGCAGCTGAAGTAGCAAGAGCTTTCTCCAAGcgcctcttctttttctcagcCTGTTTCTGACGATCCAACTCATCCTTCACCTGCTTCTTCTTAACTTTTCTCATAACAGGTTGCACTTTATTACACTCCATTTTATCCATTTAGACTAACAACCTCTAAACAGCTCACTTTGTTTAACTTATTTTGAAATTCCTCTAGTATACATTTTCCCTATAACTATGTCCCCCTAGTTTTCTATATCACtaaataaaatttaattaattctcttgTTGAAAACTAATATACTACTATGATCCTCAGAACTACACCCACTCAGGTCTGTAAGAATACCTCATTTTGCGTACGATGCAATCCCAGACAGAAACAACAGGAGACAACAGAAGGGCAAACTGATACGTGCTCACTGATCCACCCCTTGGCATCATTCTTCCTAATTTCCCACAACCTTTGCATTTTCCCATGCTGATCATGCTAGAAGAACTGATCATCAAATGCCAATTATTGAAGCAATAATAACAATCTGCTTAAAACCGCTCACATGGCCTTCCTCACTGCAGCAAAAAGTAAAGACAGTCAACATGGGGGATCAGCAAGGTGAAACATCTATACCTCTATTTTAGTAACCAACTCAATAAACATGTTTAATTCTGcacaaagaaaagaacaaacaaTTAAGAAACAAATAAGACCAATGCATCAACAGATGTCCAATCCAACTCTTTCGTCTCTCACAGCGACAATCATACAACACTGACTGCTACTCATAGTTTCTGAAAGCACTTAAACACAAACTTCAACCAAACTATCCTCAACCCAATGGAATATCATGAATCCAGttctgcgcacacgctcaacaAAAAGGAATCCAGACTTGATTATGCCACTAGAAAGTAAACAACAAAGACCACCAAAATATCACCTAGACTATCCAGGTCACAGTGAAGAGAAAACCCCAAAATCATGACCATGAGTACAGTACAGTGCTAAAAAAACAAAGTAGCACTCTACAAAAGCCAAACAACATAAATCAGATATAAGTCCCACTAATATACCTATAGCCCAACCGTGATAACCAAAGTGAAGACAATAAACACCGTGAATAAGATCTATATAACCTAAAATTGACCTACATAACAGTATCCCAGAAATCACAAACATGTCAGATCTAACATCATACTCATTGACAATTTGACAAAGCACTGAACTAATGAGTCAACTCTAATCACAACTCTAAATCCCCAAGGTCCTAAACATAACAACCTGAATCATAACcaacaaaaccaaatcaaccCAATCTTGTTAATAAAAACAATACTAACTCGATACATCCATGAACAAATTCTCAATTCAATTCAACAACTGCGTACAAAGGTGATAACGAAAACTGCAGACAGACCATTGATTCAACTTTCATTCAATTTCCCGATCAACGGCATCTAATTTGTTCAAATCAATACACAACCAAACAGATCTGTACCAAAGACTAGTCCATGCACATAAACGCGTTATctaatcaaattcaaattctaCAATTGTAACCGATTTCATATCGGATCCAAACACCGATCAACCTAATCAAACAAATCTACTCGAAATCCAATAATCATAATCAGATTCATACATGAGATCATAATCAAACGAAATCAAAAGCGAGAGAGATCGAGAAAGCGAACCGGAATTAGACGAAAGGCGGAGAAGAACGCCGGGATCTGTAGGTCATCGGCCGGAAGTTGAAATCGGAAGTTTAGTTTGAGAGTGGTTGGATCTAAACAGAGAGGAGTTGTGGTGGAGTtgtggaagaaaagaagaagaagaaagaaagaaagtgaAAATTTCGTGACAGAGAAATAACCGAcaccacagagagagagagagtaatcgTGTACGTCACGAATTGGAAAGCGACACGTGACTCCGTTGATTGACATGGGTAAATCTAGAATCTCAGACTTTTCGCGCTTTCCTTGAGAATATAATCTACTTTGTTTTTTATTCAACGGCCAGGATTATAGATCTACCGACGCTTTGGCCATCGCAGCCGTCTACTTGTCTAGCGTAAGCTAGGAGGAGATAAGTGGATAGGCTACGGAGAGGTTCTACTTGGTGATGGCGAATCTGGGCCTTCATTATTCTAGCTCAAGCTGtgtgtattatatatatatatatattttttttttactgtttttGGGCCGACAATTTAGCGGGCCGAAGCTCAAAAGGAGAAATATATGGAACGCTATTCGGCGTAGGGTTGGAAAGGTTTAGCCAAAAATCGAAACCGTTCCGAACCAAACCGGGAGATGACATTATGTCTAGAACTTTGTGACTATTAATCAAAAGATAACAATAAAAAGTAAATCAACAGCTTGTCCAAATAAAGCCCGGAATCACTAAAATGATCGATAACAATGGTGAGATACTTCATAATCACTAAAACTATGGATAACAATGGTAAAATACCTTCATTAAAACAATAACAGTACATAAAAGCAATAGCAAGGGTGATCCAAAAATTAATGGGAGACGAGTATCATCATTTTTCTTTCGTGAGTCAAGCTCACTACTTCTCACttataaacaaaaaattaatatcACTATACCAAATGATACCGAGCGTAATGAGTGTCATTTTAATGACAACATGAATCGAATTTCAGACCTTCCATGAATACTATATGCTCATTAAAAATAGAATGAAAAATACTAGGTATCCCTAAGTAAAGCTGTTGATAAAGCCCAAATTGCAAAAGCATTGAGTTTTCGTTGAGAAAGCCCTTTAGATGGAAATGAAAATGGCAGTGTTCTAATGAGTCTCTACTTCTGATGATTCCTAAACTCCACCTAGAGCTATAAGCCGCAATGCTCGCCGTTCAACTCCTCCCCACCCTAAATCCCAaaccctccatcaccaccaccccAAACCGCCGCACCGTCCTTAAACCCTTCCACAACCCCAAAACCCTAAGACCCAACTCCTCCCCATTCACCGTCCGCTCCGTCCTCCAATACAACAGAAAGCCCCAATTGTCCGGCGACACTCCCCGCGTGGTCGTCATCACCTCCGGCAAGGGCGGCGTCGGCaagaccaccaccaccgccaatGTCGGCCTCTCCCTCGCCCGCCTCGGCTTCTCCGTCGTCGCCATCGACGCCGACGTCGGCCTCCGCAACCTCGACCTCCTCCTCGGCCTCGAGAACCGCGTCAACTACACCGTCGTCGAGGTCCTCAACGGCGACTGCCGCCTCGACCAGGCTCTCGTCAGGGACAAGCGCTGGTCCAACTTCGAATTGCTCTGCATTTCCAAGCCCAGATCCAAATTGCCCATGGGCTTCGGCGGCAAAGCCCTCGTCTGGGTCGTCGACGCCCTAAAGGCCCGGCAGGAGGGCTGCCCGGACTTCATCCTCATCGACTGCCCGGCCGGCATTGATGCTGGATTCATTACCGCCATCACTCCGGCCAATGAGGCTGTGCTGGTGACCACGCCGGACATTACCAGCTTGCGAGACGCCGACAGGGTCATTGGGCTGCTGGAGTGTGATGGAATCAGAGACATTAAGATGATGGTGAACCGGGTTCGGACTGATATGATCAAAGGTGAGGACATGATGTCTGTGCTGGATGTGCAGGAGATGCTGGGATTGTCATTATTGGGGATGATTCCGGAGGACACGGAGGTGATTCGAAGCACCAACAGAGGGTACCCTCTGGTTTTGAATAGGCCACCCACATTGGCTGGACTGGCTTTCGAGCAGGCTGCATGGAGACTTGTTGAGCAGGACACTATGAAGGCTGTCATGGTTGAGGAAGAGCCCAAGAAGCGCGGCTTCTTCTCATTTTTCGGAGGGTGAagagttttggacttttcgaaGTGGCAGTGATCCAAAGTTGGCTAGTTTTCTTTTGGTTGAGTTCATCTGCAGATGAGATTGTTCATGATTAGGTAGAGTGAGAAGTTGTGTATGTACAGAGTCAGAGAGTCAGTAAAGTTTGTTTTTTCTTGAATTCAATTCTATGTTGTCTTTCTCTAGTCTCTATTGGCTTGGCTTAGATTTATAGTGGGTTCATTTTTTGTGGTTGTTTGTTCAAGCATAATATGCTGTATTTACTCGAATGAGAAACAATGAGAATTGGTACCTGGTCTCTTGAACTCTATGGCTTGAAAAGTTCGTGCCTGATATTTGCAGTACCATTTGATGAATTTGATTGTCTATGCTTATAACTGCTAATCTGCGGGAAGTTCAATACAAAGTTTAATAATTCTGTAATAAGAATTCACAATAATCTAAGGACAATATAACTACAGAAGATATATGATTTACCTTAAATGCACTTTGCAACCAAATGAACCTGTAACTTTCTACCCAGTCACTTTCGAGTTTAGTCATCGGCTTTCCTCATTTCTGCACCAAAGTTCTTGTGGCAAGAAACAAAAGCCTGAAGTCCATCTGCTATAAACTTTATCATTCTGTATATTCCCATTAGATGGCAATGTGTTTCAGCCAAGATGAACATTTTGTTTCCCTTAAACCACTTACAAAAttgctttcttttcttctagttGGCGTCTTATCCAACCAAATCACCTCATGCAAAGGCTTGGTCACAGATGGGTTAGTGGTTACCATATTTTCCATCTCCAGTTTGGGGTATCTGGTTAGAGTTTACTTGTAATCTTCTTCGCAATTCATAGAGCAGCTTTGGCCCCACTGTTGTTATATCACCTGAGTGATTCAAATCATCAATGACTCCACTTCAATTTCAGAATTGTCCCTTTGTTATGGAACTGATGAGGGCGGATGAGAATATTGAAAGAAGGGGCATAAAGTACCTGCTCCAAGTGTTAAGACAATGGTATCATGATGAGGGTTCTTGCATATCTGATATACCAACCTCTCTACCACATCACCCTGTAAAACCACCAAAATTTATTTTCAACAGTCATCAAATTAACACAAGAACATATCATATCCAGTACAAGAAGCTTCCCTACTAAACCCTTTCTTGAGTTGCGATTTCCATTTGATCCCACTGTCATTTTGTTTTCTCAAAGTCATGTTTCCATGCTCTTTCAGACATTATTGTATCATATTGTCCCAAAGTATGTAAATATTTTACTTCAAAGGATTCCCCAAAATGCATCCTGTACTTACTAAAGAAACCTAAAACTTTAGTATTACCAGAGGGATGTATTCGGATGGCGGGCTGATTACAGAAGCAGCTAACTCCCTTCCACCAACGTTCCCAACATCTATTTCTCTAGCAGCATAAACCTGAAATCATAACGGACAATTTGTATGAACCTGGCTATCACATAATACAAACTCTAGGTACCAAGGAATTTACCTCTGTAACTACAACTTGATCTGCATCACAGAGGGCACTGGCAAAATCATCCTTCAGTGCTGCTAAACGACTACAAATCATATCATAGATCAGTCTTACCACAAATATACGAACCATGCTAATGATAATAGAGAGTTTGAGACTCTGGAATACCTGTAAGTATGAGGCTGAAATACAACTAAAAGAGACTTGATAGGGAACTTCTGGCGGGCAGCTTGAATAACTGCTTGAACTTCCATTGGATGATGGGCATAATCATCATATATATCGCATCCACATATTGTGCCAATCATCTCAAAACGTCTTGAAACGCCTATAAAATTGTTCAAATGCAACCACAAACCATTTATTGTATTGTTAATT
Protein-coding regions in this window:
- the LOC133716006 gene encoding uncharacterized protein LOC133716006, with amino-acid sequence MAEVVLHIYDVTNSGSDKTNSTIMQINKIFKDGIGLGGIFHSAVQVYGEDEWSFGFCEQGSGVFSCPSGKNPMYTYRESIVLGTTDCSIFKVNQILRELSREWPGFTYDLLSKNCNHFCDELCERLGVPKLPGWVNRFAHAGDAAMEVAGNTAVRFKQAKTEIVSASKVAYRFLVGVTNNVIASPEASGNSNRGAPRFQSAWFKNLIPNGAKPSSSSEFDSEENALRQQQQTDSDLPLPRHSRPLQQTDSDLPLPQHSRPLQQTDSDLPLPQHSRPLHS
- the LOC133714817 gene encoding uncharacterized protein LOC133714817; protein product: MDKMECNKVQPVMRKVKKKQVKDELDRQKQAEKKKRRLEKALATSAAIISELEKKKQKKKEEQQRLDEEGAAIAEAVALHVLLDEDSDERCEIVLNKDEVLKSWDCPGDFDLFMGGGRACYPYQDSAKCSLEGMGWGSNGYRSGCKWGGLGNNEWSFSTGPYGRDYRHPSFCQEAGWGQTGFAAGLIAAQAVSSLQIAEDSHEGTIVLDGMLRR
- the LOC133714483 gene encoding septum site-determining protein minD homolog, chloroplastic, with amino-acid sequence MLAVQLLPTLNPKPSITTTPNRRTVLKPFHNPKTLRPNSSPFTVRSVLQYNRKPQLSGDTPRVVVITSGKGGVGKTTTTANVGLSLARLGFSVVAIDADVGLRNLDLLLGLENRVNYTVVEVLNGDCRLDQALVRDKRWSNFELLCISKPRSKLPMGFGGKALVWVVDALKARQEGCPDFILIDCPAGIDAGFITAITPANEAVLVTTPDITSLRDADRVIGLLECDGIRDIKMMVNRVRTDMIKGEDMMSVLDVQEMLGLSLLGMIPEDTEVIRSTNRGYPLVLNRPPTLAGLAFEQAAWRLVEQDTMKAVMVEEEPKKRGFFSFFGG